The following coding sequences lie in one Niabella agricola genomic window:
- a CDS encoding acyl-CoA thioesterase yields MDDKMYNEHEMRFHTRKWVKPEDLNPNQSLFGGRLLQWIDEEAALYAIIQLENTHVVTKFISEINFIASPRQGDIIEIGIVATKFGNTSLTLRCEVRNKMTHEPILSIDRMVFVNLDKNGKPAPHGKTAISFVAERLLK; encoded by the coding sequence ATGGACGATAAAATGTATAACGAACATGAAATGCGGTTTCATACCCGTAAATGGGTAAAGCCGGAAGATCTCAATCCAAACCAATCGCTTTTTGGCGGGCGCCTCCTGCAATGGATCGACGAAGAAGCGGCCTTGTATGCCATCATTCAGTTGGAGAATACGCATGTGGTCACCAAGTTTATCTCGGAAATTAATTTTATCGCTTCGCCCCGGCAGGGCGATATTATTGAAATCGGCATTGTAGCCACCAAGTTTGGAAATACGTCCCTTACCCTTCGTTGTGAAGTCCGGAATAAAATGACCCATGAGCCCATTCTTTCCATCGACCGGATGGTTTTTGTAAACCTGGATAAAAACGGCAAGCCGGCGCCGCATGGTAAAACAGCCATTAGCTTTGTTGCCGAACGATTGCTGAAATAA
- a CDS encoding HAD family hydrolase, with protein sequence MQYSAFIFDLNGTVIDDMAFHEEAWFRILNDELGAGMSREEVNSHMYGKNSELLDRIFGPERFSDTEKQALSLRKEQLYQEAYLPHLTLLPGLAGFLKAAAAKGIPMAIGTAAIPFNVDFVLDQLGIRSYFKALVTADDVLKSKPDPETFLNCARLLQIPPSGCLVFEDAPKGAEAAANAGMDTVILTTGHKPEQFGQQANVLFYVPDYTDKRLKELL encoded by the coding sequence ATGCAATATAGTGCCTTTATTTTTGATTTGAACGGAACCGTTATTGACGATATGGCCTTTCATGAGGAAGCCTGGTTCCGGATCCTGAACGACGAATTAGGGGCCGGTATGAGCCGGGAAGAGGTGAACAGTCATATGTATGGCAAGAACAGCGAATTGCTCGACCGCATTTTTGGTCCGGAACGGTTTTCGGATACCGAAAAGCAGGCGCTTTCCCTGCGAAAAGAACAGCTTTACCAGGAGGCGTACCTTCCCCATCTAACCTTGTTACCGGGTTTAGCCGGCTTTTTAAAAGCTGCCGCCGCAAAGGGCATTCCCATGGCTATTGGCACGGCAGCCATTCCGTTTAATGTGGATTTTGTGCTGGACCAGCTGGGCATCCGCTCTTATTTTAAAGCCCTGGTAACGGCCGATGATGTATTAAAAAGCAAGCCGGATCCCGAAACCTTTCTTAACTGTGCCCGGTTGCTGCAGATTCCGCCTTCCGGTTGCCTGGTGTTTGAAGATGCGCCCAAGGGAGCAGAAGCCGCAGCAAATGCGGGGATGGATACGGTCATCCTTACCACGGGGCATAAACCGGAGCAATTCGGACAGCAGGCGAACGTACTGTTTTATGTTCCGGATTATACCGATAAAAGGCTGAAGGAATTGTTATAA
- the araD gene encoding L-ribulose-5-phosphate 4-epimerase AraD, with protein MKYEAIRQKAFEANMQLPELGLVLFTFGNASEADHNEGIFAIKPSGVAYTDLTPEKMVIVDFDGKTVDGTLNPSSDTQTHAVLYKHWRETGGIVHTHSTYATAWAQSLRAIPIYGTTHADYNIVNIPCALPMDDAMIQGEYEVETGHQVLNHFKENGLDYREVEMILIGNHAPFTWGKNAAKAVHNSAVLEQVAKMAYLTEQINPQVPLLKKALMDKHYQRKHGPNSYYGQ; from the coding sequence ATGAAGTACGAAGCGATCCGCCAAAAAGCATTTGAGGCCAATATGCAGTTACCCGAACTGGGACTGGTACTTTTTACATTTGGAAACGCCAGTGAAGCGGATCACAACGAAGGGATATTTGCCATTAAACCCAGCGGAGTCGCATACACGGACCTTACACCTGAGAAAATGGTGATTGTGGATTTTGACGGGAAAACGGTAGACGGTACGCTGAATCCCAGTTCCGATACGCAAACACATGCGGTGCTTTATAAGCACTGGAGGGAGACCGGCGGTATTGTGCATACGCATTCTACCTATGCAACTGCATGGGCCCAATCGTTAAGAGCCATTCCTATTTACGGAACCACACATGCCGACTATAATATTGTAAACATTCCCTGCGCACTTCCGATGGATGATGCCATGATACAGGGGGAGTATGAAGTGGAAACGGGGCACCAGGTATTGAATCATTTTAAAGAGAACGGTTTGGATTACCGGGAAGTTGAAATGATCCTGATCGGCAATCATGCACCTTTTACCTGGGGAAAAAATGCGGCCAAGGCCGTGCACAACAGTGCCGTGTTGGAGCAAGTTGCAAAAATGGCCTATCTCACCGAACAGATCAACCCGCAGGTACCCTTGCTGAAGAAAGCCCTTATGGATAAGCATTACCAGCGCAAGCATGGGCCCAACAGCTATTACGGACAATAA
- a CDS encoding sodium:solute symporter family transporter: MKENLAWQDILVFFIYFVVVASYGYWVYVRKKKAAVSASHDYFLAEGSLTWWAIGASLIASNISAEQFIGMSGEGFFVGVAVAAYEWIAAVALIIVAVWFIPVYLKNKIYTMPQFLNRRYNQTVSLIMAVFWLLLYVFVNLTSILYLGAVAINALLGGGYLHVIMIVLLLMALIITLGGMKVIGFTDVIQVGVLILGGLATVYMALQIVDMRINGATSGSAIAGFKTLLQQAPDHFKLMLEKPSVTQTTIDHPQNLNVQKYVVLPGIAMYFAGQWIVNLNYWGCNQYITQRALGADLQTARTGILFAGFLKLLMPIIVMLPGIAAYVLYKHNHLPGFSGVKDGAYSAILGFLPAGLKGLAIAALTAAIVASLAGKVNSIATIWTLDVHKKYLSKSMTELQSVRIGRWVVILSMIVALVFTWTDVLGIGGEGGFTFIQKYTGFISPGVFAMFLLGMFWKRTTGTAALVGVILGFVLAIFFNNYAVGIFGKETWLYTAFTYEKMEGGVLHTITEIPFLINMGWSFFFTVLAMVAISLAGPKDNPKAFEIDKAMFKLQPRTIVLIVITLMILAALYVRFW, encoded by the coding sequence ATGAAAGAAAATTTAGCCTGGCAGGACATTCTGGTGTTCTTTATCTATTTTGTAGTAGTGGCTTCTTATGGGTACTGGGTATATGTCCGGAAGAAGAAGGCTGCGGTTTCTGCATCGCACGATTATTTCCTCGCGGAGGGATCACTTACCTGGTGGGCCATCGGTGCATCGTTGATTGCATCCAATATTTCTGCAGAGCAGTTCATCGGAATGAGTGGCGAAGGCTTTTTTGTTGGGGTAGCGGTAGCCGCCTATGAGTGGATCGCTGCAGTGGCTCTCATCATTGTGGCGGTCTGGTTCATACCGGTATACCTGAAGAACAAGATCTATACCATGCCGCAATTCCTGAACCGGCGTTACAACCAGACCGTATCGCTGATCATGGCTGTGTTCTGGCTGTTGCTCTATGTATTCGTAAACCTCACGTCTATTTTATACCTGGGAGCGGTGGCCATTAACGCTTTGTTAGGTGGCGGTTATCTGCATGTGATTATGATCGTGTTACTGCTGATGGCGCTGATCATTACCCTTGGGGGTATGAAGGTGATTGGTTTTACCGATGTCATTCAGGTGGGCGTATTGATCCTGGGCGGGCTGGCTACGGTATACATGGCGCTGCAGATTGTAGACATGCGCATCAATGGCGCCACCAGCGGCAGTGCCATTGCCGGGTTTAAAACCTTGCTGCAACAGGCTCCGGATCATTTTAAACTAATGCTGGAAAAACCATCGGTGACACAAACCACCATCGATCATCCGCAGAACCTGAATGTGCAGAAATACGTGGTATTGCCGGGTATTGCCATGTATTTTGCGGGGCAGTGGATTGTAAACCTGAACTATTGGGGCTGTAACCAATACATCACCCAACGGGCCTTGGGTGCCGATCTGCAAACCGCGCGTACCGGTATCTTATTTGCCGGCTTCCTGAAGTTACTGATGCCCATTATTGTGATGTTGCCGGGCATTGCGGCGTATGTACTGTATAAGCATAACCACTTGCCGGGTTTCAGTGGCGTAAAAGATGGAGCCTACTCAGCTATCCTGGGCTTCCTGCCCGCAGGTTTAAAAGGACTGGCCATTGCCGCATTAACGGCAGCGATTGTAGCCTCCCTGGCAGGAAAGGTAAACAGTATTGCCACCATCTGGACGCTGGATGTGCATAAAAAATACCTGAGCAAATCCATGACCGAACTGCAATCGGTACGTATCGGCCGCTGGGTGGTGATCCTTTCCATGATCGTGGCGCTGGTGTTTACCTGGACAGATGTACTGGGTATCGGCGGTGAAGGTGGTTTTACCTTTATACAGAAATACACCGGCTTTATCAGTCCGGGTGTATTTGCTATGTTTCTACTGGGTATGTTTTGGAAGCGGACCACCGGAACTGCAGCCCTGGTTGGAGTGATCCTGGGATTTGTACTGGCCATTTTCTTTAATAACTACGCCGTGGGAATTTTCGGGAAAGAAACCTGGCTGTATACAGCCTTCACGTACGAAAAAATGGAAGGCGGAGTACTGCATACCATAACAGAAATCCCCTTCCTGATCAATATGGGCTGGTCCTTCTTTTTCACTGTATTGGCCATGGTGGCCATTAGCCTGGCCGGCCCCAAAGACAATCCCAAAGCATTTGAAATTGACAAGGCGATGTTTAAATTGCAACCCCGTACCATTGTATTAATTGTAATTACACTAATGATACTCGCCGCTTTGTACGTGCGGTTCTGGTAA
- a CDS encoding ribulokinase, which yields MKEAYVIGVDFGTDSVRSVMVNALNGEEVAAAVFQYPRWKQGLYCIPSKNQFRQHPLDYIEGLETTIKACIAKAGPAAAAHVKGISIDTTGSTPVAVDLQGQPLALSAEFAENPNAMFVLWKDHTATAEAAAINKHAERFETNFLQYVGGIYSSEWYWAKLLHIFKTDDKVRANTASWVEHADWLPFLLTGGNDIQQLKRGVCTAGHKALWSEAFGGFPPNDFFATLDPVLDGFVEHLPVKTYAADEAAGTLCAEWAARLGLSTAVVVGIGAMDAHMGAVGGQIDPYHLSKVMGTSTCDMLVVPPEDLSGNKTVKGICGQVTGSVIPGMTGLEAGQSAFGDAYAWLKNLLAWPLQLLKGNSEQSASAAAALTEEVEDRILPALAAAAAALPLEPTDPFAIDWLNGRRTPDANQLLHGALTGLSLGTDAPRIFKALVEATCFGAKAIVDRFEEEGVPIKGLIGVGGVARKSAYIMQVMADVMNMPIRIHRSEQTCAIGAAMFAATVAGIYPKVEDAMKAMGQGFDKEYFPTPEKHAYYKERMATYKKIGAFLEHNNL from the coding sequence ATGAAAGAAGCATACGTGATCGGAGTGGATTTTGGTACGGATTCTGTTCGCTCCGTTATGGTAAATGCGTTAAACGGCGAGGAGGTGGCCGCTGCCGTATTTCAATATCCCCGCTGGAAACAGGGGCTGTATTGTATCCCCTCAAAAAATCAATTCCGCCAGCATCCGCTGGATTATATAGAAGGACTGGAAACAACTATAAAAGCGTGTATTGCCAAGGCCGGCCCCGCTGCTGCGGCGCATGTTAAGGGGATTTCTATTGACACAACCGGTTCAACCCCGGTAGCGGTTGATCTGCAGGGGCAGCCCCTGGCATTGTCCGCAGAATTTGCAGAGAATCCCAATGCGATGTTTGTATTGTGGAAAGATCATACGGCTACCGCGGAGGCTGCAGCAATCAACAAACATGCAGAACGGTTTGAAACCAATTTCCTCCAGTATGTGGGGGGCATCTATTCCAGTGAATGGTACTGGGCCAAGCTGTTGCATATTTTTAAAACAGACGATAAGGTAAGAGCAAATACGGCCAGCTGGGTAGAGCATGCAGACTGGCTGCCCTTCCTGCTTACCGGAGGAAACGATATACAGCAACTGAAAAGAGGCGTGTGTACAGCGGGCCATAAAGCACTGTGGTCAGAAGCCTTTGGCGGCTTTCCGCCCAATGATTTCTTTGCAACACTAGACCCGGTGCTGGATGGATTTGTAGAGCATCTGCCGGTAAAAACCTATGCTGCGGATGAAGCTGCCGGAACGCTTTGTGCCGAATGGGCAGCGCGGCTGGGACTGAGCACAGCGGTGGTCGTGGGAATTGGTGCCATGGATGCGCATATGGGCGCTGTGGGCGGACAGATTGACCCCTACCATTTAAGCAAGGTAATGGGAACCTCCACCTGTGACATGCTGGTGGTGCCGCCGGAAGATCTTTCAGGAAATAAAACAGTAAAAGGCATCTGCGGCCAGGTAACGGGATCGGTGATTCCGGGCATGACAGGACTGGAGGCCGGGCAAAGCGCTTTCGGAGATGCCTACGCCTGGCTGAAGAACCTATTGGCCTGGCCGTTGCAGTTATTAAAAGGGAACAGTGAACAATCAGCATCCGCTGCAGCTGCATTGACTGAAGAAGTGGAAGACCGGATATTACCTGCACTGGCGGCTGCGGCAGCGGCATTGCCCCTGGAGCCAACGGATCCTTTTGCCATCGACTGGCTGAATGGGCGCAGAACACCGGACGCCAATCAGCTGTTGCATGGTGCTTTAACGGGTTTAAGCCTGGGAACTGATGCGCCGAGGATATTCAAAGCGCTGGTGGAGGCCACCTGTTTTGGCGCCAAGGCAATTGTTGACCGCTTTGAAGAAGAAGGAGTACCCATTAAAGGACTGATTGGTGTAGGAGGTGTAGCGCGGAAATCGGCCTATATCATGCAGGTAATGGCAGATGTGATGAATATGCCGATCCGCATTCACCGCTCAGAACAAACCTGCGCCATCGGAGCTGCTATGTTTGCCGCAACCGTTGCAGGCATCTATCCGAAAGTTGAAGATGCCATGAAGGCCATGGGGCAGGGATTCGACAAAGAATACTTTCCCACTCCTGAAAAACATGCATACTATAAAGAACGCATGGCGACTTATAAAAAAATAGGCGCCTTTTTAGAACATAATAACCTGTAA
- the araA gene encoding L-arabinose isomerase, with the protein MINLEPLELWFVTGSQHLYGADTLKEVAAHSQEIVQHMNATTKIPVKLVWKDTVKTPEEIQQVFADANFNRSCIGVIAWMHTFSPAKMWINGLKIFHKPLLQFHTQFNRDIPWNAIDMDFMNTNQSAHGDREFGFMLSRMNKHRKVVVGHWKDDQVLDRIAAWCRAATGWHDWQGARFVRFGDNMRYVAVTDGDKVEAELKFGYSVNTHGIGDLVAVINEVSDKETEALAQVYLDTYNVASLLKSDGAQYRSLLDAARIELGLKQFLEQGNYKGFSDTFEDLHGMVQLPGIAVQRLMEQGYGFAGEGDWKTAALVRAMKVMATGLEGGNSFMEDYTYHFDPRDPLVLGSHMLEICSSIANGKPSCEIHPLGIGGKADPVRLVFNVKGGPALNAALMDMGNRFRLLVNEVEAMAPPQDLPKLPVARVFWKPYPDMHTGCAAWILAGGAHHTCYSQNLTAEHLEDFAGMAGIECVLINQKTDLYHFKNELRWNDMYYQLNKN; encoded by the coding sequence ATGATCAATCTGGAACCATTAGAATTGTGGTTTGTAACCGGGAGTCAGCATCTCTACGGAGCCGATACCTTAAAAGAAGTAGCGGCACATTCACAGGAAATCGTTCAGCATATGAACGCTACAACAAAAATACCCGTTAAGCTGGTTTGGAAAGACACTGTAAAAACTCCGGAGGAGATTCAGCAGGTATTTGCCGACGCCAATTTCAACAGGTCCTGTATCGGGGTAATTGCGTGGATGCATACGTTTTCTCCTGCAAAGATGTGGATCAACGGACTCAAGATCTTTCATAAGCCCTTGCTTCAGTTTCATACCCAGTTTAACCGGGATATTCCCTGGAACGCGATCGATATGGATTTTATGAATACCAATCAATCAGCCCATGGCGACCGGGAGTTTGGCTTTATGTTAAGCCGGATGAACAAACACCGGAAAGTGGTTGTGGGGCACTGGAAAGATGACCAGGTATTAGATCGTATTGCTGCATGGTGCCGTGCGGCTACCGGCTGGCACGACTGGCAGGGGGCGCGGTTTGTACGTTTTGGAGATAATATGCGTTACGTGGCCGTAACAGATGGCGATAAAGTAGAGGCCGAGCTCAAATTCGGATACAGCGTAAATACCCATGGGATCGGCGACCTGGTAGCGGTGATCAACGAGGTAAGTGACAAAGAAACCGAAGCACTGGCACAGGTATACCTGGATACCTACAATGTTGCTTCACTGCTGAAAAGCGACGGAGCACAGTACCGGTCGCTGCTGGATGCTGCGCGTATTGAACTGGGTTTGAAACAATTCCTGGAGCAGGGGAATTATAAAGGATTTTCCGATACTTTTGAAGACCTGCATGGGATGGTGCAGCTGCCCGGTATTGCAGTACAGCGCCTGATGGAACAAGGCTATGGTTTTGCCGGAGAAGGCGATTGGAAAACCGCGGCACTGGTACGGGCAATGAAGGTGATGGCAACAGGCCTTGAAGGCGGAAATTCCTTTATGGAAGATTATACCTATCATTTTGACCCCAGAGATCCATTGGTGTTGGGATCGCATATGCTGGAGATTTGTTCCAGTATTGCAAACGGGAAGCCCTCCTGCGAAATCCATCCCCTGGGGATTGGCGGAAAAGCGGATCCCGTACGGTTGGTGTTTAATGTAAAAGGTGGCCCTGCACTGAATGCCGCGCTGATGGATATGGGGAACCGCTTCCGGTTACTGGTGAATGAAGTAGAAGCTATGGCGCCCCCGCAAGACCTGCCGAAGTTGCCGGTGGCCCGGGTATTCTGGAAGCCTTATCCTGATATGCACACCGGTTGTGCGGCCTGGATCCTGGCAGGAGGCGCGCATCATACCTGCTATTCGCAAAATCTAACGGCGGAGCACCTGGAAGATTTTGCCGGAATGGCGGGAATCGAATGTGTATTGATCAATCAAAAGACGGATTTGTACCATTTTAAAAATGAACTCCGCTGGAACGATATGTATTATCAGCTCAACAAAAATTAA
- a CDS encoding protein-disulfide reductase DsbD family protein produces MKRILWALPLMLLSLFSVAQDSSKVTFSYTQQQTGEEEIRLIITAHVNGTDVKLFGLQMPQNKDAFSTVVFDSTATPHLKDSLVQKGNLVSQTDPVLNAPVLFSKDSIQWIQAVTLKKGDSTVIKGAITYMYLAGDAFASFEEPFKFYVKNLGETGAASVTAGIKNGATSNDSQSLIWIFLGAFGGGLLALLTPCVYSMIPVTVSFFTKRSKTKAEGRKNALIYSSSIVFIFTFIGFLITLIWGPAALNNISTNWIFNLAIFILFLIFGISFLGAFEITLPASWSNRADAKANTSSFLGIFFMALVLVIVSFSCTGPILGFLLPIIFKGGYIGPLIGFFGFSLALSIPFALFAFFPSWLNSLSKPGGWMNSIKVTLGFVELALALKFLSNADLAKNWRILDREIFIVLWVVIFFLLGLYLLGKLKFKHDDELPKNDFGLPYLTVTRLSFAIASFFMVVYLIPGLFGAPLKGLGTFLPPMGTQDFNADDLPSGIDVKSLTSRQAGAGDTAHYEEGMPAPVKYAAIMKKNEPDVVVNNGLVTYFDYREALEVARKLKKPLMLDFTGINCVNCRKMEAQVWSDPAVMKLLKEEFVIASLFVDVHNGVDIPEAEQYQSKELGKKIETLGELNTDIQLSRFGSNTQPFYFFLDGKEERLAPEGFPYDPLPDLKGRFKTHLEKVIAAYKKRNS; encoded by the coding sequence ATGAAGCGGATCTTATGGGCCCTGCCCCTTATGTTGCTCTCTTTGTTTTCCGTGGCACAGGATAGCTCCAAAGTGACCTTTTCCTATACGCAGCAACAAACCGGTGAAGAAGAGATCCGTTTGATTATCACCGCTCATGTAAATGGAACGGATGTGAAGTTGTTTGGCCTTCAAATGCCTCAAAATAAGGATGCTTTTTCAACAGTTGTCTTCGACAGTACAGCAACCCCGCATTTGAAAGATAGCCTGGTGCAGAAAGGCAACCTGGTTTCCCAAACCGATCCTGTGCTGAATGCGCCTGTTTTGTTTTCAAAAGATTCTATTCAATGGATACAAGCCGTAACATTGAAAAAAGGAGACAGCACTGTGATTAAAGGAGCCATTACCTATATGTACCTGGCAGGGGACGCATTTGCGTCTTTTGAAGAACCGTTTAAGTTTTATGTAAAAAACCTGGGGGAGACAGGAGCTGCGTCGGTAACTGCAGGTATAAAAAACGGAGCTACATCAAACGACAGCCAGTCGTTGATCTGGATATTCCTGGGGGCCTTTGGAGGCGGACTGCTGGCACTGCTCACTCCCTGTGTGTATTCAATGATTCCCGTTACAGTGAGTTTCTTTACCAAGCGAAGTAAAACAAAAGCAGAAGGGCGAAAAAATGCATTGATCTATTCCTCCTCGATCGTATTTATATTCACCTTTATTGGTTTTTTAATTACCCTTATCTGGGGACCGGCAGCATTGAATAACATTTCCACGAACTGGATTTTTAATCTGGCCATATTCATCTTGTTTTTAATATTCGGCATTTCATTTTTAGGGGCTTTTGAAATTACGCTGCCCGCTTCCTGGTCTAACCGTGCCGATGCGAAAGCCAATACATCCAGTTTCCTGGGAATATTTTTTATGGCCCTCGTGTTGGTCATCGTTTCATTCAGCTGTACCGGTCCAATACTGGGCTTTCTGCTGCCCATCATTTTTAAAGGTGGCTATATTGGTCCGCTGATCGGATTCTTTGGTTTTTCGCTGGCCTTGTCGATCCCGTTTGCATTATTTGCATTTTTCCCTTCCTGGCTAAACAGTTTAAGCAAACCCGGAGGATGGATGAATTCGATAAAAGTTACACTGGGATTTGTGGAGCTGGCATTGGCCCTTAAGTTTCTCTCCAACGCCGATCTGGCAAAGAACTGGCGGATCCTGGACCGCGAAATATTTATTGTATTGTGGGTAGTGATCTTCTTCCTGCTGGGATTGTACCTGCTGGGAAAACTCAAGTTTAAACATGATGATGAGTTACCCAAAAATGATTTCGGCCTGCCGTACCTTACGGTAACACGGTTATCTTTCGCAATCGCGTCCTTCTTTATGGTTGTGTATCTGATCCCCGGATTGTTTGGTGCGCCATTGAAAGGGCTGGGCACATTTTTGCCGCCGATGGGCACCCAGGATTTTAATGCGGATGACCTGCCATCTGGAATTGATGTAAAATCGCTCACCAGCCGGCAAGCTGGAGCAGGAGACACGGCACATTATGAAGAAGGAATGCCCGCCCCCGTAAAATATGCGGCCATCATGAAGAAGAACGAACCGGATGTAGTGGTTAATAACGGGCTCGTAACTTATTTTGATTATCGGGAAGCGCTGGAGGTAGCGCGTAAATTAAAGAAGCCGCTGATGCTGGACTTTACGGGCATTAACTGTGTGAATTGCCGGAAAATGGAAGCCCAGGTATGGAGCGACCCGGCTGTAATGAAACTGCTGAAAGAGGAGTTTGTGATTGCATCCTTATTTGTGGATGTGCATAATGGAGTTGATATCCCCGAGGCAGAGCAGTATCAATCGAAAGAGCTCGGGAAGAAAATCGAAACCCTGGGAGAATTGAATACGGATATACAGCTCTCGCGTTTTGGGTCGAATACCCAGCCCTTTTATTTTTTCCTGGATGGAAAAGAAGAACGCCTGGCACCAGAAGGATTTCCTTATGATCCGCTTCCCGATCTGAAAGGGCGTTTTAAAACGCACCTGGAAAAAGTGATCGCCGCATACAAAAAAAGAAACTCCTGA
- the rfbD gene encoding dTDP-4-dehydrorhamnose reductase, with product MQQPVKVLVTGANGQLATEIRELATAHHEMIFDFAGRDRLPVTDAEAIQRHFEAFQPDYCINCAAYTAVDKAEEPGESEIAERINAIAVGHLARACTIHGTKFIHISTDYVFDGTASAPYKPEDATHPLSVYGATKLKGEQLAREHTDAVVIRTAWVYSSFGKNFVKTMIRLMNERPAISVVNDQLGAPTYARDLARAILDIIAAPHWIPGTYHYTNEGVISWYDFAMAIKEHIHSACVVNPIPSEAYPTPAKRPAYSVLDTTSIKEAYGVRTPYWVSSLTECIKILTR from the coding sequence ATGCAACAGCCCGTAAAGGTTCTGGTCACCGGCGCCAACGGCCAGCTGGCTACCGAGATCAGGGAGCTGGCCACCGCCCACCATGAAATGATCTTTGATTTTGCCGGCCGCGACCGGCTGCCGGTAACGGATGCCGAAGCCATCCAGCGGCACTTCGAGGCATTTCAACCGGATTACTGCATCAATTGCGCGGCTTATACAGCGGTTGACAAGGCGGAAGAACCCGGTGAATCCGAAATTGCTGAACGTATTAATGCTATAGCCGTGGGCCATCTTGCCAGGGCCTGTACCATTCATGGTACTAAATTCATTCACATTTCTACGGACTACGTTTTTGACGGAACCGCTTCGGCTCCCTATAAGCCGGAGGATGCGACCCATCCGCTGAGCGTATATGGCGCTACCAAATTAAAAGGAGAACAGCTGGCCCGTGAACATACGGATGCGGTTGTGATCCGGACCGCATGGGTATATTCATCGTTTGGAAAGAATTTTGTAAAAACAATGATCCGCCTGATGAACGAACGTCCGGCCATCAGCGTGGTCAACGACCAGTTGGGAGCGCCTACCTATGCGAGAGATCTGGCCCGGGCCATTCTCGATATCATTGCCGCCCCTCATTGGATACCGGGAACCTATCATTATACCAATGAGGGCGTCATCAGCTGGTACGATTTTGCGATGGCGATAAAAGAACACATTCATAGCGCCTGTGTGGTAAATCCCATCCCGTCTGAAGCCTATCCAACACCCGCAAAACGGCCGGCTTATTCGGTTTTAGACACCACTTCTATAAAAGAAGCATACGGAGTACGTACACCCTACTGGGTAAGTAGTTTAACAGAATGTATCAAAATACTTACCCGGTGA
- a CDS encoding glycoside hydrolase family 43 protein, translating to MKKKMLLLAWILTSVIVYGQKQYSGNPLFPGWYADPEGVIFNKTYWVYPTFSAPYHKQVFLDAFSSPDLVHWKKHERILDTASVKWARRALWAPAIVKKKHQYFLFFGANDIQNDQQTGGIGVAVASKPEGPFKDYLGRPLVDRFHNGAQPIDQFVFKDKDGAYYLIYGGWRHCNIARLKDDFTGFIPFKDGSTFKEITPEKYVEGPVMFIRNGKYYFMWSEGGWTGPDYSVAYAVADSPLGPFKRVGKVLQQDPAIATGAGHHSVIQVPGRDEWYIIYHRRPLTEKDGNSRETCIEHLYFNKDGSIQPVVLTRKGVPRRPL from the coding sequence ATGAAAAAAAAGATGCTGCTGCTGGCATGGATCCTTACAAGCGTTATCGTATACGGACAGAAACAATATTCCGGTAATCCGCTCTTCCCAGGCTGGTATGCCGATCCGGAAGGCGTGATCTTTAACAAGACCTACTGGGTTTATCCCACGTTTTCCGCACCCTATCATAAACAGGTGTTTCTGGATGCGTTTTCATCCCCGGACCTGGTGCACTGGAAAAAACATGAACGGATCCTGGATACGGCGAGCGTAAAATGGGCACGCCGGGCATTATGGGCTCCTGCGATCGTAAAAAAGAAACACCAGTACTTTTTGTTCTTTGGTGCCAATGATATTCAGAACGATCAGCAAACCGGCGGAATCGGTGTTGCAGTAGCCTCAAAGCCGGAAGGGCCTTTTAAGGACTATCTCGGACGCCCGCTGGTAGACCGGTTCCATAACGGCGCGCAGCCGATTGACCAGTTTGTATTTAAAGACAAGGATGGTGCTTATTATCTTATTTACGGAGGCTGGAGGCATTGCAATATTGCAAGATTGAAAGACGATTTTACCGGATTTATACCCTTTAAGGATGGTAGTACATTTAAAGAAATCACACCCGAAAAATATGTAGAAGGCCCGGTAATGTTTATCCGTAACGGGAAGTATTATTTTATGTGGTCGGAGGGCGGATGGACCGGTCCGGATTACAGTGTGGCTTATGCAGTGGCCGATTCTCCCCTGGGGCCTTTTAAACGGGTGGGAAAGGTGTTGCAGCAAGACCCGGCCATCGCCACCGGCGCGGGCCATCATTCGGTGATACAGGTTCCGGGCAGGGATGAATGGTATATTATCTACCATCGACGGCCACTTACGGAAAAGGACGGAAACTCCCGGGAAACCTGCATCGAGCATCTTTATTTCAATAAGGATGGATCGATACAACCGGTAGTACTAACCCGTAAAGGAGTGCCCCGGCGCCCACTCTGA